Part of the Haliotis asinina isolate JCU_RB_2024 chromosome 8, JCU_Hal_asi_v2, whole genome shotgun sequence genome is shown below.
TTATCTTGTCATAATTGTGATTAAGTTATATGGGTAGGTCATATTCACTGTGTTCCAATGGAGTTGCCACACTCCCGCTAAAGAGCGTTCATGTTAGGACAAGTCAACACGAACTTGTATCTTGACACGTATTCCTGCTTTACTTTATTTTCCATGAACTCATTATCTCTGAGTTAGGTTTTATCTTTGCAGGTTCATACATGTAACAGGAAAAAGGGTCaacatgatgaaatatacatgaccTGGTGAGGGGTTTAAGAGAGAAAAGACCCATCTGTTGCACCTAAGAATGCCAGTGTTTGACGATGCTGATATCGTCTCACATCTTACTGGACTGTAAAGCAATACTAATACTTCTAACACTTCTAGTGTTCTTTTATAGctaattgttgaagttatgaGAAAAATGTGTATGTCATGTCCATGCTTGTTATATCATTGTGAAGTTATAAGATGTAAATGCATGTGTGTGAACGGAAGATAAGGAACTGGTAAACATACTGaatacagatatacatacaACTATGAAGTTATGAGTTAAATGCAGGTACTAATGTTCAAATATTGTTACAGCTGGTTAAGGCGCCAAGAATCACATGACTCGCTGTAGTGGGGTGAGGGGTGGTTTATTCAGAAGTTCATATTGGTAATTGTAAGCCCTGGAATGACATAACATTCTTATTAAAATTTGTACAATACATGATGTTTGGCATAGGCAGTACAAGCAGTTTGCCACAATAAGTTCTGTAATCCAACAATGAAGTTATTCAACATAACTGAGCAAgtgaaataaatacatgatacattgGTTGTGCCACCAAGGGAAATAATTCATGGTCCAGTAACCTAGTTTGCCCAAGAAACTGTTAACCTTAgcaatatgtacacatatattgACAGGCAATAAAGTTCACAACTATAAAAACATACAGCCAGATAAATATTTGGTAACCCTTTTGTAGATACTAGAAAGCTGTACATGAAAAATAGACATATGTGGACAAATGAGAATACATCTTACCCATTTGTGGAATAGAGCCTAGTATGTGATCTTGATAATCTGGACTTCGACAAGACATGCGTCCAGCCAAGTGCAAGTGCCATTCGTTAGTATGACTACGTAACCTCCGAAGTAGCTCTATTTGAGGGACAGATGATACACAAAATGCCGAAGTGAGACAACATTCTTGATCCGGCACTTTTCTGAACCACAAATGCAATAGAAACGTTTCAAATGAATAAAATGCATTTGGAATACATTCCATACCGTACTAAATGTCAATATGATTGACATATACATAAAACCACAAACTttagaacactaccaccaacctTCAATATTTTTAGTGACCTTTTTATGGCttatataatatttttattcCTATTTTCCTTGTAAAGAATAAAACACTGTAACACCAATTTATATAAGATAGTTACAAAATAGTTCacagcaaacaaaccaaactgatTTATGAAAAGCATGAAAATATCACTGCTACAATATCATGTACGGTCTTCAAATGTAATAAAGGCAGTGTACGTGCAGAACACTGAACACTCAACTTGATTTAAGTAAAGAAGTAAAggtttattttaatatttaaaattgtcAACACATCTGCGCAACTGCCTGTGGTGTAAAGGATTGTTCACTGAATTATAACACCAACCATTTAGAAACACGCAGGTTataggttcgaatccaggttGCTGACTAAACtatttcatatttgtaacaatttacatcctggcaaTCTGATCACATGATCAGAAGCACATGGGCTCAGGCAGTCAGAAGGCCTCCATGTTGCGAGCGAAACACACCGAGTCATGGCAGAACACAGATGTGAGTAACGTCTTCAATTTTTCTTGCTTCTATGTCCAAACGAGATACCAGAAAACTTATTAAACGTAATTGCTTATTTGCTTATTTTGAAATTAACGAtttgaatacatgtacatttcattagGTTCAGTTGTATTGTTTACtcaaaaggtattttgtttcttttttgtagTTTTTCTGAACCTCTCGTCCACTGTTTTACAACGGTTGAACGTATGCTACAACGGcgataaatgaaaataaactttggtgagagtgtttcagCCCAATGTGATTCTTGCCACAACAGGCAGTTACCCTAGAAACTGAACATGTGTTTTCTTGGAACAGACTATAGCCTAACCCCCTTGTTGTGTTAAGATCCCACTAGTCAACTTTGATTTCATGTCAAGCAATATTCTAACAGCTCCAGTCTTTCGTGTGAACATTTCACAACATCTGAGGTCAGCTCATTTTACACAGCGTCATGCCACTCTTGCTAAGAAATTGTTCCATCTAGGTTACCATATTCAAGGCCTCAGTGAAGCTCTCAAAGGGTTTATTGGTAGACACGGGGAGGACATCTCGAAATTAGATGCATCAGTGACATCTGACCCTAATTTGACTTGAAACATACGTTCCACTTTTATTTCAGGTGAACAATTGACCAGACCTTGCATATATTTACACGAGTGTAACCGATGGGACGGGATGTACTCACCTTtccgcgaacacctggtatcatcttTACTtcacagtgattcataaacacatgctctgtcatcgtatcgtCTGGTGGCAAATCACCGGATTGTTTGACCAGCTTTGTTTACAAACACCATCGTACAGCTGCAATACTGCAGAAACAAATAGATACACCTCATATATTTGCAGTTGTACAATTCGCAGTCTTTTAGAAGAGATTTCTTAGGGATTTGGAAAGGGTTCTGTCGCTTCCACTCACACGTGTGAACACATTTTCAAGACAAGATATAAAAAAACCAAATCAACGAAAGTTGTCAAAGTCACAAAACGGGCTTTGGAAATTGAACGTTAATTTCGTACGTTTTCGTATGTGTGAGTGATTCCGAGATAGAAAGACATCAACACCAGCCTGCAGGTGGGGGAACGTGCTGCTTGTCAGCGCTCTTATTTATAGAGTGTATAACCCATTTGGAGataacaaaactttatggatgatcaacttctttacttCAACAGtggcgacgtttcgatgtaggttCTTAAACCGTTTTCAAGAATGTGGCCTAACAATGGTATGGGGACTTATACCGAAGCGTTGCCGTTGTCTAttaaaataaagaagctgaccaATCGTAAAGTGTAGTCATCAGCAACTTCTAGTAtgtcactcaaacaaatcattaCTTATTTGGTTCGTTGACTACTACTTTAGTGTTAATGTGAAAGTTAAGGACTAGGATGATATGCGTGAGGTTGATTCAAACACACCTGATACTCCAACAGAAGCACCTCGTCGGTGTGCCGCCTACACTTCTATTCCACTTTAATATCTTGACAGTTTGCCGTTCTACACTAGACTGTAAAGAACTCTCCGATTGGGTCACACACAGACGCGTAGCTTTCTCTTTATCAGAGCTACTCGGATTGGTGGATTTCGAGAAACGTTTGAACAATTAGAATGCGGTAACTTGGAGATGACACTCTAAACACAACGCTTATAATGGTATAAACGTGTAAAACACTGTCGCTGTCAACACTACCCCTGTGATCTGCAAGACGTGTAAACATGGGTTTTTCGGAGGCATCTATGCTGTCAAAGGTTGGGCTAGGACTGGCAGCAGCCGCTCTGTTATTTGATATCATTGGATTTGCAACTGATTACTGGATGGCAGGAAGTACGGACACACCTTACGGTGTGATTGACATGCATTTGGGGTTATTCAAATCTTGCGGTGCCGGAATCTGTGTTTCATTTGGGTCGGCAGGTAAGGATCTTTTAATATTTCCGAATCTGTAGCGTGAATGCATGCCGAAAATAGCAGATAACTTTTAAACAGATagtcaaatatttaaaataaaaaaaacacattttcaccTGAAGTAAGAGCGAGTGGGTTTACTTCTACGTCTctcttagcaatatcccagcacgGCGGGGACACTGGAAGCGTACACCAAACATGATGCAGGCTTCACAGTGGTACACTCATAGTATTGGCGTACATCATGTTATAATATGTATTGTTTGATGACGATTGACGCGTATACTTTGCATGAGGTTTTTTCTAATTGAAATGGTTTATGTATATTTCCTCAAAGGCAATAGTTATTGTGCTACACACACAACAAACGGAATCGGTGTTAAACCAAATACTGCCCCAAACGCAATGCACATTTATGGTTTCAAGGTATGCAAATGAGCCATAGCATTATAGGGGAATCACAAGCAAGTTCAACAGTCGCTAGTGTGACGTTCGTGGTTACTGAATCAGGCCTTCTCTTAAAACCAGTCCTCACTGAAATTAGTGACACTGAAAAAATTCCATGTCACAATACCTTTTGCCTCTGAATATATCTTCTTAATCGTCTCTGAGTCGTGGTATATTTTGGCATCAACTGAACGAACACTAACAGGTTATTGTGATTAATGTCCTGTGATTTGACTTGGCTGAGACATAACTGAGATTAAACTACAAAATGAATCTAATCTTGAACGCAGACTTTCCTTTCCCATACTGTTGTGTCTACCGGTCTCAGTGTATGGTGGAGGGGATGACAGTCATGATCCAACGAAAGCAACTCTTTGTTTATAGTTTAAAATAAGACTGATGTAATGCTCATACCCTAATAGTCCCTCAAACTACATATGCATGTAAATGTCAAAGAGCGTTTGTTATGGTTGCTGTCGAGTGGTAGTTAAGGATAGTGGACAAGAGCTAGAAGGAAGACAAGAGTCTGTAGTAGAGATGAAGACGgcagcagcagccatgttttatatttaaatGTATTATTGTTTGCTCGAATGAAGGCCGAAAAGGTATATACAGTGGTAAACTGAGTGGCCAGTGTTCCtcatgtggagacccgctctgtcacattcacacattcagaagtcggATGGccattcttcatcgtcgacgaaGTCGTAGGTGGgacgacggccttggccgacaccccgactagccgcacaatccgtccacttctgtcgatgatctggtTTCCCTGCTTGGTTCCCGTGACTCTTGTTTGGTCTCGCTGGTTGGTCTCcccgactgaccatatcagtcagtTTTTTATACACACGGACATTActccacattgtgcaaggtcactagcccatgcacatgtacatacgtaagattcggCGACGTAGAGAGGTGTTAgctgacatgtattgatagcgtttgagaattatgGGTCCTGCCCGGAGGAGGGTTTTGATAAGAGAAGATACACCGAAtatttgctgaatacattaaaTAGGCAAAGGGGATAAAATTTCGGTGCACCTTGGGCATATATTGAACTCAATAGATcgttgaataaatgaagttttaaagaaATTTATAGAAGTGATTTAGTTTATGCCTTAAACATAGAACACTCGCACTTTCATTAGTGCATTACATGCCTTAGTCTCTTTTCAGCTAAGAGATTGATAGCTGAACGTAAATTACCATTAAGCGCCAATCACCCAAGTAACGACTCCTGAATTCTTATGGTACTCCTCGGAAATGGCAGAAAGATTTCTATTAAAAAATGAGACATTTTCCAATATTATCATCGTCAGTTAATGACAACATTGGTATCACTGACTGTACAACATTTTTAGAACATTTACAAAtgtcatcattttttttttttttcggtaGACATATGTCATAGCAGACATTTTCACCGCAATCGTTATCTATCTAATACATTGGTTTACATCATTATACGTTACgagttaaataaaatatatttctcctAAATCAACAAATGAGCATTTGTTTATTAGCATTGTCAGACATTGATACGAGCAGGTGCAACTGTGAGCGTATTCTGCCCTGTAAGAGGCAACTGTCAGAAACATAGGCAAAGGCTAGTTAGTTAATTGTTctgctgaaacaaaatgacttgaAAACGGTGAAATTAATGGGACACTGGTTTTGTTATTGATATTTGTTACTGATGCGTCAATTTTCAAATGTGTTCTACTACACAATTTGTTCTACCAGAAACAAATCATCGTGTTAAGAGAAATGGAAGTAACGCAAATTTTAACCAATCGCTTCCCGAAAAACGACGAAAAAGAGCTCAgtgattttttttcactttattACAGCTTTTTACATAGCAAAACCTGACCATACAAAAGGAGGGTTTTCATTCTAGAACTGTATTAATCATGACAATAATTATCAGAGACAGCAGAACTACACAAGTGtattatccatacagtgaaacataaccgaTTACATAGAAACCATATGTTGCACACGTGTAATAAACCCTAAaacgaatttcattggtcagttatccgaCCATGACCTCAATAGAATGTGGAactacttttttcattcataaccttttactacaaatttactacgAATGTTCAGTGTCgctactacgagaacaaaccaatgaaatgctatcaaatacaaaacgttaCGAACAAACAAATTTTCACCTACGCAAGTACTAAATGATCTCCTCAATGACAATTTCTTTGATGAGCCTAAAGTCGAAAAACTCCGGGAtgtttttgacattgaaatacagGATTTTCTGTAGAAAAAAGAAAACGAAAACACTGCTAAAAGACGGAATATGATCTTACTATCTTGAATTCGTACATGTCTTCCATGCACAATGAACACCGACAAATTCATGACATTCCTCCCACTGAGCTCAACGAAATTTTAACAAAGTTTTTCATGAGTGCCTGGAAAGTTAATGGTGAAGAGTATCAACCAGCTACATTACGTGGCATGCTTGGCAGTTTTGACAGACATTTAAAGCAAGCCAATTATGGCAGGCCCCTAGTGACTGATCCCGTTTTTTGGACAAATGAAAACGGTACTCATGTCAAAACAAAGACAATTAAAGAGAGATGGAAAGGGTAACTTACCAAATAAATCTGAGGCCTTGGCAGATGACGAAGTAAACAAATTGTGAAATTCTGGGCAGTTGGATGGAGACAATCGTGATTCCATAATAAACAATTTATGGTGGGAAAACACAATCTACTTCGTGATGCGCAATTTATGCTGGGGTGACATTTCATTTAGGACCGACACTGATGGAAGGGAATATCTTGAGATGTCCGAGAGGCAAACGAAGACACGCACTGGGGCCGATCCAAGAAATGCGCGAGTCCTTCCTCCTCGGGCGTGGGCCAATGACGAAAATACAAGCAGATGTCCGGTTGCCATGTACAAACTGTACAGATCTCATAGACCGTCAGATCACTGCAATTCCGACGTACCTTATTATCTTGCCACAGCTTGTAAGTGTAGACCGCGTCTTGGTCAACTATGGTTTAAGCGACAGCCCATAGGTAAAAATAAACTCGACTCGTTAATGAAAAGGATGACAAGTGGAGCACACATCACTGGCGACAAACGGCTAACTAACCACAGTGCCCGCAAACATTTGATTCAGAAGTTGCAGGACAATAACGTAGCTCCAACGCAAATCATGCAAGtgtctggacataaaaatgtacagagtgtgaacaattattcacgTCTTTCTGATGTTCAACACAGGGAAGTGGGAAATCTGTTGTCTTCAACCGGAAATCAACCTGCCATGCATCCATGCTCGCTTCGCTCGTCTTCAGTCGTTTCGTCATCTGACGTTGTGCAAACTAAATCCACATCCCAGTGCATGTCGTACACAAACACGTGCAAAGCcttgtctagtgatgttgtTCACAGTATCTTCGGAGGTCCAATATCCGGGGGTACATTCCACATCAATATTGGCAAGTCTTCTATGGCAGTGAGTGAGACGAGCCCGTTACAAACCGTCATGTTGCTAGCTCTCCTCTCAGTGACTCTCCTGACGACGAGTAACTTTCccattaacaatgtttccagttatacaattcttacatttacttaagttgataaagattaaatttcaattcaaaatgtgtttgttttttgtattcGTGCAAGAGTAGTCAGTCAATATATCGCACTCTTTACTTAGTACCATTACACAGGGAGTTTACATCCATAGTGCCGTATTACTGTATTCTTACGGGACTTTGACCTTTACGTCAAGCGGCAACAGCTGATTTCATTTTACGTGGACTTTGATGTTTAGAAACAAAAAGTCAGATACAAATGGATAATAATGAAATTAACACACTCGCGCGTGTATTAATCTCTATATACGTGTCCGAATATTTCAAATTCTTTTTCGTATCAAGAAACATCGGGTTTTCATTGCAGAGTTAGACTGGCAGACTGCTACCAAGGCTCTGGTGATCCTTGGATTCCTGCTTGGCCTGGGCTCTCTGGCACTCATCATTGTCTACCTGTTTCTCAAGACAGACCAAATGTTGTTCAAAACTATAGCGTTTGTGCTGGCCTTTGCTGCGGGTAAGACGATTGAagaaagaaaatctgaaaacGCAAAAGACTATTTTGATTGCTATTCATTATCTGAGTGTTTTAGATGAATTAGACATGAAACGCGCCTACAATAATTCTCACTGATTTACCATTCCATAATAATAGAAATCTCTGCTGAAACAGCCCATTGTATGTTCTCGTGGTATATGGTAATGAATTATCACTAAATATGCCAGATGTTACATGTTTGTAGACAAATTATTCCTTCAGATGCGTTGCGTCTGCAATATTCTAcaagaaatataaatatttttgtaactAGATATTTGATTTCCCATATATGAATAGAAACCAAGCCTTAACAaaataatattgttgtgtgTAACGCAATTTGTTCTTTCACCTTCATCCTTTTATAGCATCATATTAACATCACACCAGTACTTTACCGCTCAAGTCATACTGATATACTGAAGTGAAACTCTTCTACCCTAATATTTATTGCAGTAGTATTCCTGGCAGCTTTAAAAATCCATTTGGATAATGTAATCTAAGCACTCCCACAATAATTTACACCTCTTACTTCTGAATCATAACACAGTATTGGAACAATTGTAGCATTAAGTATCTGAAACACATGCTTACATGCTCATGCTCAGATTTCCTTGAATAAGTAAGAGTATCCTGTGCCATACTCCAGTATAGTTCGGGTGTAAAGACACGAGCAAGGTATTTATATGACGAAACAGCAGCTATTGGATAGCAAATATATATACGCAACTTTGAAACTGAATAGATGTGAACAAGTAGTAAGATGCATCATTGTGTAGAATATTGGGTTTTATTCGTTTTACATGGTTTACCGTTCTCGTTTTGCAGCTGGATTTACCATTATTGGAATCATCGTCTTTGCTGCCAAGGCAACAGAAGTGAATCAGATACTAAACTTGAGCTGGTCTTTTGCATTGACAATAATTGGTGGATTGCTTTACGGAACTACTGGAACCGTTCTTGTGATTGGTTAAGAAGCCCGACTGGAATGCACCATCCGTCTCTGTATGTCTAACACCACTGCACCACTGATACGTGATAACAAATCGTGCTTTACAAATGTCAATATATGTGAGACCGTAGATCCATATGATTTctatctgtctctctctctctgtacacacacacacacacacacacacgaactaactaactaactaactatgtgtgtgtgtgcttggcgtatataaatatattattgaagtttatttcaaagaattatTGTCACCAGTTTCATTGCAGAAGTCACCCCTGCTGAGATAGACTAGATCTGACTTTATGTTTGTGGATTCGTACTCAATATCCATCCGTCCGACAATCCTGATAAAGGCTGGCTGTTGCtgagaaaatgttttatatttaatatAACCACTTTCTATCCGTACAGTCAATAAAGGTTAGttgttgcagtgaaaatgtttttgttctctATGTCTTAGATTTAGCTAACTCGGTTTAGCTAACATTGACGCCAAACGAGCATGTCTGTGTTCATGTTGCTCATATGGATTACACAACGAGACAATCCCTTCATGGATCTCATCTTGAGTAACTccgtatgttaataccgaagtGTGTAACACCGTGTGTAAATCCCGAGAGTGCTTGGTCTGTTTCGTATTACACTCTCACAAAAAAGAAGACAAGCCAAAAGCAAGAAAATGTATTAAACGTTTGAACATATACTGAACGGCAAAAGAAATGGAACTTTGGGTGTCTTGGTCAAGTTTTAACATAGAAGATATTAACGCTTAACTTTTGTGCGATTTCATTTTTCGAAACTTACGGATAAAGGaattccacacacacacacacacacaaacacacacacacacacacacacacacacacaca
Proteins encoded:
- the LOC137295030 gene encoding uncharacterized protein; this translates as MGFSEASMLSKVGLGLAAAALLFDIIGFATDYWMAGSTDTPYGVIDMHLGLFKSCGAGICVSFGSAELDWQTATKALVILGFLLGLGSLALIIVYLFLKTDQMLFKTIAFVLAFAAAGFTIIGIIVFAAKATEVNQILNLSWSFALTIIGGLLYGTTGTVLVIG